A single Anas acuta chromosome 19, bAnaAcu1.1, whole genome shotgun sequence DNA region contains:
- the EFCAB5 gene encoding EF-hand calcium-binding domain-containing protein 5, translating into MAAQPEEAAQTAGLNHPSLVGKNMTATEMKRNQGSDELPCRSNCAPWKECFYEKVQQRSLNLQEKKVKMIQAQKAEEEKIKKREPCDWLCKEWFSDEKESLDTRTYLLDKLLPTLIPGVEKLLMQVERKNVLVPDKEPTKFDPITFLGEYLMRHNPQYDISTKPGPYLRGMKMVTEELKTEMADTAPERLARMKAEAKTKRKEREQVEKMKSEQKEMRKEALAIQFKEWTVDISGRIPVALIQSALRSFLDVVASAPMDVREAIYDRKLEIIDTLEQKVNIDEFTEYVHSYTENFSNDMFQEILKHLRQCALDFQKAIRCDMWRQMFTDLFLDCDYGKVGLLDRQKILALLEEFYDRSPMSAKRRFCNPRQWPIIELQEIELADFWGDLHDQEVCEELSENLVLSQAEISEGEILPCEPVGDNSQGSYEMSTSVSEGPLEQMDMSEAETGGISKEEKQAAESSDAEDAPVAEAVKETAARKESSLSEHSGQFGQQTSSETRLQDEDLQDQGKGPAYSDRQDSQAEAGQEFELPWSGDLLTFDLSFKYSSYGERIPEEWICEDTRFADLRPIMTDIQNRCTSRVRSAFDEHCLNLPQFVQLLETFVGQDIPLPTVKSLIEFIKEEYKRTEESKIEQLEKVRRTSRLAHRKLLLEALFEKWDKNASGFLDLKEVDAVLNTFKEGMEKEALRKAKSHFSSRYPQSSRVEKLSQKAFQTFLELVASEFTGNEDEAIANIAEFLTMSVERSWMEYLQSLTRRKWLHNIQQAAETSGASMEPVYKAVFKALSQDAEAHGDNKKISAYIALLEENQLSPERGQILLHYVACTTDDAPYVLNQILYKDMKGVSFAAVEEGKPIHVPRVQLHGNIHFWNYDRPVEERRGSLLVLPLQDAHWNVFGILGIDTLRDQSEKTIFLTHEISFCQGVSLAFSKAYHHVCALENVLQMTLTALDWLYPRVSSIHAVTTYLVEPGKDQTCDYALRKMITTDNTGQKEIHTSAVLFLRKENLLRDYLFKCIDTSEVVCTSVCGEYHIAVPLRDLSRQAFALFDISIGHHQKLPPHEYKDLQKMLKMAQATCCEILKIPSEETKPTYVLEAEHMNSRHAGILFHRFMLQDLRECVQKLSAESFAEIKGYEEPPALLHNIVKAVLLLFNPNWKGSEKIESWSQCILNLDDNLIQEIYCFDPTAPSVQVQGELLLDCIGGVPRAELWKQGSVPAEYLYNWVHTCLSLMEMTKSLQNKEVPDFTSKV; encoded by the exons ATGGCTGCTCAGCCGGAAGAAGCAGCTCAAACTGCAGGTCTAAACCATCCCAGCCTTGTAGGTAAGAATATGACTGccacagaaatgaagagaaatcaaGGGAGTGATGAGCTGCCATGTCGTAGTAATTGTGCTCCATGGAAAGAGTGCTTTTATGAAAAGGTACAGCAGAGGTCTCTgaatctgcaggaaaaaaaggtaaagatgATTCAGGCAcaaaaggcagaagaagaaaagataaaaaagagagagcCCTGCGACTGGCTGTGCAAAGAGTGGTTCAGTGATGAGAAGGAGTCACTGGATACTCGCACCTATTTGCTTGACAAACTCCTACCTACATTAATCCCAGGAGTGGAAAAGCTGCTAATgcaagtggaaagaaaaaacgTGCTTGTACCAGACAAAGAACCAACCAAATTTGACCCCATTACTTTTCTTGGAGAATATCTGATGAGACATAACCCTCAGTATGATATTTCTACAAAGCCAGGCCCCTACCTGAGAGGAATGAAGATGGTCACAGAGgagctgaaaactgaaatggcAGATACAGCACCGGAGAG GCTGGCCAGGATGAAGGCTGAGGCAAAGACCAAACGTAAGGAAAGGGAACAGGTGGAAAAGATGAAGTCTGAgcagaaagagatgagaaaggAGGCGCTGGCAATTCAATTCAAAGAGTGGACAGTGGATATCAGTGGCAGAATACCAGTTGCACTG ATTCAGAGTGCACTGAGGTCTTTCCTGGATGTTGTTGCTTCTGCTCCCATGGATGTGAGAGAAG CCATCTATGACAGGAAGCTGGAAATCATAGACACATTGGAACAGAAAGTAAACATTGATGAATTCACAGAG TATGTCCATTCCTACACTGAAAATTTTTCAAATGACATGTTCCAAGAAATTCTGAAGCATCTCCGTCAGTGTGCTCTTGACTTCCAGAAAGCCATAAGATGTGATATGTGGAGGCAAATGTTTACCGATCTCTTCCTAGATTGTGATTATGGAAAG GTTGGTCTCTTAGACAGACAAAAAATTCTTGCCCTGCTGGAAGAATTCTATGACAGAAGCCCCATGAGTGCTAAGAGGAGATTCTGTAACCCAAGACAGT GGCCAATAATTGAGCTGCAAGAGATTGAGCTTGCAGATTTCTGGGGAGACCTTCATGACCAGGAAGTTTGTGAGGAACTCAGTGAAAATTTAGTCTTGTCTCAAGCAGAGATTTCCGAGGGAGAGATTTTACCATGTGAACCTGTAGGTGACAATAGCCAAGGCAGTTATGAAATGAGCACTAGTGTCAGTGAAGGTCCTCTTGAACAAATGGACATGAGTGAAGCTGAGACTGGAGGAATttctaaggaagaaaaacaagcagcagaatCAAGTGATGCTGAG GATGCTCCAGTTGCAGAGGCTGTGAAAGAAACTGCTGCAAGGAAAGAGAGTTCTCTTAGTGAGCACAGCGGCCAGTTTGGACAGCAGACAAGCTCAGAGACAAGACTGCAAGACGAGGACCTGCAAGACCAGGGTAAAG GTCCAGCTTATTCAGACAGACAGGATTCTCAGGCTGAAGCTGGCCAGGAGTTTGAACTGCCATGGTCAG GTGACCTTCTCACCTTTGACCTAAGCTTCAAGTATAGCAGCTATGGAGAGAGAATTCCAGAGGAGTGGATCTGTGAGGACACCAGATTTGCAG ACTTACGTCCCATCATGACAGACATTCAGAACCGTTGTACATCTCGTGTTAGGAGTGCCTTTGATGAACACTGCCTCAACCTGCCACAATTTGTTCAACTCCTGGAGACATTTGTTGGTCAAGACATTCCTCTGCCTACTGTGAAGAGTCTTATTGAATTTATCAAAGAAGAATACAAACGGACAGAAGAATCAAAAATTGAACAACTAGAAAAG GTTCGCCGCACCTCTCGCTTGGCCCATCGAAAACTGCTTTTGGAAGCACTTTTTGAAAAGTGGGACAAGAATGCATCTGGGTTTCTGGACCTGAAAGAGGTGGATGCTGTTCTAAACACATTCAaggaaggaatggaaaaagaGGCCTTGAGGAAGG CAAAAAGCCACTTCAGCTCACGTTACCCACAGTCTAGCAGAGTGGAGAAGCTCTCCCAAAAGGCATTCCAGACTTTCCTTGAGCTAGTGGCTTCTGAGTTCACTGGGAATGAAGATGAAGCTATTGCTAACATTGCGGAATTTTTGACTATGAGTGTGGAACGAAGCTGGATGGAGTACCTGCAAAGCTTGACCAGGAGGAAATGGCTGCACAACATCCAGCAAGCAGCTGAGACAAGCGGAGCAAGCATGGAACCCGTTTACAAAGCAGTGTTTAAGGCCCTCTCCCAG GATGCAGAAGCCCACGGGGATAACAAGAAGATCAGTGCATATATTGCCCTTTTGGAAGAGAACCAGCTCTCACCAGAGCGGGGACAGATTCTCTTACACTATGTGGCGTGTACCACAGATGATGCTCCATATGTTCTCAACCAGATTCTGTACAAAGACATGAAAGGAGTAAG ctttgcagCTGTTGAAGAGGGAAAACCAATCCATGTTCCAAGAGTTCAGCTCCACGGAAATATCCACTTCTGGAACTATGACCGTCCAGTTGAGGAGAGAAGAGGTTCACTCCTGGTACTGCCATTACAAGATGCTCACTGGAATGTCTTTGGCATTCTAGGAATTGATACTCTTCGGGACCAGAGTGAGAAAACCATCTTTCTGACCCATGAGATCAGTTTCTGCCAG GGAGTTTCCCTTGCATTCAGCAAAGCCTACCATCATGTGTGTGCACTAGAAAACGTTCTGCAAATGACCCTCACTGCACTGGACTGGTTGTATCCCAGAGTCTCCAGCATCCACGCTGTTACTACATACCTGGTGGAGCCTGGCAAAGATCAG ACATGTGACTATGCTCTACGTAAAATGATTACTACAGATAATACAGGACAAAAAGAAATTCATActtctgctgttcttttcctcagaaaagaaaaccttttaag AGATTACCTATTTAAGTGCATAGACACTTCAGAAGTCGTTTGCACTTCTGTCTGTGGAGAGTACCACATTGCAGTACCTCTCCGTGACCTATCGAGACAAGCTTTTGCGTTATTTGATATCAGCATCGGACACCACCAGAAATTACCTCCTCATGAATATAaagacctgcagaaaatgttgAAGATGGCCCAAGCTACCTGCTGTGAGATATTGAAGATACcttcagaggaaacaaaaccaacctaTGTACTAG AGGCAGAACACATGAATTCGAGGCATGCAGGAATTCTTTTCCACCGGTTCATGCTGCAGGACCTACGTGAGTGTGTCCAGAAACTCAGTGCTGAGagctttgctgaaataaagGGCTATGAAGAACCACCAGCTCTACTACATAACATAGTTAAGGCTGTGCTGTTGCTTTTCAATCCAAACTGGAAGGGCTCAGAGAAGATTGAGAGCTGGAGTCAGTGTATCCTg AATCTTGATGACAATTTGATTCAGGAGATTTATTGCTTTGATCCAACTGCTCCATCTGTGCAAGTTcaaggagagctgctgctggactgTATTGGTG GTGTACCTAGAGCAGAGCTGTGGAAGCAGGGCTCAGTTCCAGCCGAGTACCTGTACAACTGGGTGCACACCTGCTTGTCACTGATGGAGATGACAAAGAGCCTACAGAATAAAGAAGTTCCAGATTTCACCAGCAAAGTCTAG